In one Conger conger chromosome 5, fConCon1.1, whole genome shotgun sequence genomic region, the following are encoded:
- the tmem53 gene encoding transmembrane protein 53, producing the protein MGDENIDYNIVFPESFVTERHWQGSKEPVVILLGWGGCKDKHLTKYSSLYNERGCITVRYTAPLKTVFISESFGYKELNTTAHKLLELLYDYEVENNPIFFHIFSNGGFMLYRYMAELLHSHSRFSTLKVVGAVVDSGPGSQNLRGALRAITAALGPNINVVLLYFFLGLFGFMVFLLRIVLYSITKYIHKNHYDAMRDQPSAWPQLYLYSRADKVIRHRDVEQMVKAVQEKGVTVDSFDFGTSAHVSHFRDYPEEYSSRCLAFLMRCMPPTAGSQKKQRITVAT; encoded by the exons ATGGGAGATGAAAACATAGATTACAACATCGTATTTCCAGAGTCCTTCGTTACGG AAAGGCACTGGCAAGGATCAAAGGAGCCAGTGGTCATCCTCCTAGGTTGGGGTGGCTGCAAAGACAAACACCTGACAAAGTACAGCTCACTTTACAATGAACGG GGTTGCATTACAGTTCGTTACACAGCTCCCTTGAAGACCGTTTTTATTTCAGAGTCGTTTGGCTATAAAGAGTTGAACACCACTGCCCACAAACTGCTGGAACTCCTATATGATTATGAGGTGGAGAACAACCCCATATTCTTCCATATTTTCAGCAACGGGGGCTTCATGTTGTACCGGTATATGGCTGAGCTCTTGCACAGTCACAGTCGCTTTAGCACCCTCAAGGTGGTGGGCGCTGTGGTAGACAGCGGCCCTGGAAGCCAAAACTTGCGAGGGGCCTTGCGGGCCATCACGGCCGCATTGGGACCCAACATCAACGTAGTGCTGCTCTACTTCTTCCTGGGGCTCTTTGGCTTCATGGTATTCCTGCTGAGAATCGTGCTGTACTCCATAACCAAGTACATTCACAAGAACCACTACGACGCGATGCGAGACCAGCCGTCCGCCTGGCCCCAGCTGTACCTCTACTCCCGGGCGGACAAGGTGATCCGGCATAGGGATGTGGAGCAGATGGTGAAGGCCGTTCAGGAGAAGGGCGTTACGGTGGACAGTTTTGATTTTGGCACCTCGGCCCACGTCAGCCACTTCCGTGACTACCCGGAGGAGTACTCCAGCCGATGCCTGGCCTTCCTGATGAGATGCATGCCGCCAACTGCCGGGAGCCAGAAGAAACAGCGTATCACCGTGGCAACCTAA